A stretch of the Lolium perenne isolate Kyuss_39 chromosome 3, Kyuss_2.0, whole genome shotgun sequence genome encodes the following:
- the LOC139837885 gene encoding uncharacterized protein: MAGSMTVREVLYMYSVARQAYERFVSICGNPEQAKNAVALLVWLDQGTVSAIHHVPSISPTTVATVAAEANGILTCLRHQEPMVPAIPLISALCQDGNVDPRFFAFHQDLVVRGVADILHGVGKLIFDDRLHVLLTRYQTGLVGNPPDLMAPYSSMPVAVPEDYRSMFITFSKGMPIDREEIFEYFRQKWGDCVVRVLMEKTSGDNVPMYGRIIFKSEVFVRLVLNGQRLVKITVGYRQIWLRKYVPRPTND, translated from the exons ATGGCGGGGAGTATGACTGTGCGCGAGGTGTTGTACATGTACAGCGTGGCACGACAAGCGTACGAGCGGTTCGTGTCCATCTGCGGCAACCCGGAGCAGGCCAAGAACGCGGTAGCTCTGCTGGTGTGGCTGGACCAGGGCACCGTCTCCGCCATCCACCACGTGCCCAGCATCAGCCCCACCACTGTCGCCACCGTCGCCGCCGAGGCCAACGGCATCCTCACCTGCCTCCGCCACCAGGAGCCCATGGTTCCTGCCATCCCTCTAATCTCTGCGCTCTGCCAGGATGGCAATGTTGACCCACGCTTCTTTGCCTTCCACCAAGACCTCGTTGTTAGGGGAGTAGCTGATATCCTCCACGGTGTTGGCAAGCTCATATTTGATGATCGGTTGCATGTATTGCTCACGAGGTACCAGACTGGGCTTGTTGGCAACCCACCGGACCTGATGGCACCGTATAGCAGTATGCCGGTGGCTGTGCCGGAGGACTACCGCTCCATGTTCATCACCTTCTCCAAGGGCATGCCTATCGACCGCGAAGAGATCTTCGAATACTTCAGACA GAAGTGGGGTGACTGCGTTGTGAGGGTGCTAATGGAGAAGACATCAGGTGACAACGTGCCGATGTATGGCcgcatcatcttcaagagtgaagtGTTCGTGAGGCTCGTGCTCAACGGACAGAGGCTCGTCAAGATCACCGTCGGGTATCGTCAGATCTGGCTCCGCAAGTACGTCCCCAGGCCTACAAACGATTGA
- the LOC139837886 gene encoding uncharacterized protein, producing the protein MAGSMTVREVLYMYSVARQAYERFVSICGNPEQAKNAVALLVWLDQGTISAIHHVPSISPTAVATVAAEANGILDCLRHQEPMVPAIPLISALCQDGNIDPRFFAFHQDLVVRGVADILDGVGKLIFDDRLHVLLRKYQTGLVGNPPELMVPYSSEPVAVPEDCRSMFITFSKGMPIDREEIFEYFRQKWGDCVVRVLMEKTSAGNAPMYGRIIFKSEAFVRLVLNGQRLVKITVGYREIWLRKYVPRPTNN; encoded by the exons ATGGCGGGTAGTATGACTGTGCGTGAGGTATTGTACATGTACAGTGTGGCACGACAGGCTTACGAGCGGTTCGTGTCCATCTGCGGCAACCCGGAGCAGGCCAAGAACGCGGTAGCTCTGCTTGTGTGGTTGGACCAGGGCACCATCTCTGCCATCCACCACGTGCCCAGCATCAGCCCCACCGCTGTCGCCACCGTCGCTGCCGAGGCCAACGGCATCCTCGACTGCCTCCGCCACCAGGAGCCCATGGTCCCTGCCATCCCGCTCATCTCTGCGCTCTGCCAGGATGGCAATATCGACCCACGCTTCTTTGCCTTCCACCAGGACCTCGTTGTGAGGGGAGTGGCTGATATCCTCGACGGTGTTGGCAAGCTCATCTTTGATGATCGGCTGCATGTGTTGCTCAGGAAGTACCAGACTGGACTTGTTGGCAACCCACCAGAGCTGATGGTGCCGTATAGTAGTGAGCCGGTGGCTGTGCCAGAGGACTGCCGCTCCATGTTCATCACCTTCTCCAAGGGCATGCCCATCGACCGCGAAGAGATCTTCGAATACTTCAGACA GAAGTGGGGTGACTGCGTTGTGAGGGTGCTAATGGAGAAGACATCAGCTGGCAACGCGCCGATGTATGGCcgcatcatcttcaagagtgaggcGTTCGTGAGGCTCGTGCTCAACGGACAGAGGCTTGTCAAGATCACCGTCGGGTACCGTGAGATCTGGCTTCGCAAGTATGTCCCCAGGCCTACCAACAACTGA